A portion of the Cellulophaga algicola DSM 14237 genome contains these proteins:
- a CDS encoding DNA topoisomerase IB encodes MCISRKKSGKGFAFYNEDASKIVDKKILKRLRNLVIPPMWSDVFICQFDDGHIQAIGRDLKGRKQYIYHSVYEKNRQEAKFRKMLDFADYLPKIRKRAYKDLQSKEWTKRKLLALIILILDEYGIRIGNKHYRNENETFGLTTLRRKHLNFKDDELIFNYKGKSNQEREVHIDDIDLIPFIKEAASQPGYEIFRYEDKEGVFQDVDSEEVNAYISKFMGDNFSSKDFRTWSGSRLAIECYGHALNGQKKRSRKKFSNIVIKMVAEELGNTPTVCKNYYVHPAVFNAIDKKQVPNPNPYKNTRSKYKLSADERLAYDIIANSY; translated from the coding sequence ATGTGTATTTCTAGAAAAAAAAGCGGAAAAGGTTTTGCTTTTTATAACGAAGATGCATCTAAAATAGTTGATAAAAAGATTTTAAAGAGGCTTAGAAACCTTGTGATACCTCCAATGTGGTCAGATGTTTTTATTTGTCAATTTGATGACGGACATATACAAGCCATAGGGCGAGATTTGAAAGGTCGTAAACAGTATATTTATCACTCCGTATATGAGAAAAATAGGCAGGAGGCTAAGTTTAGAAAAATGTTAGACTTTGCAGATTATCTTCCTAAAATAAGAAAAAGAGCCTATAAAGATCTTCAGTCTAAAGAGTGGACTAAGCGTAAATTGCTAGCTTTAATTATTTTGATACTGGATGAATATGGAATTAGAATAGGCAATAAACACTATCGCAATGAAAATGAAACATTTGGGCTAACCACATTACGTAGAAAACATTTGAATTTTAAAGATGATGAGTTAATCTTTAACTATAAAGGTAAAAGTAACCAAGAAAGAGAAGTACATATTGACGATATAGACCTAATTCCTTTTATCAAAGAAGCCGCTAGCCAGCCAGGTTATGAAATATTTAGATACGAAGATAAAGAAGGAGTTTTTCAAGATGTAGATAGTGAAGAAGTCAATGCGTATATTTCTAAATTTATGGGAGATAATTTTTCGAGTAAAGATTTTAGAACTTGGTCCGGAAGTAGATTGGCTATTGAATGTTATGGTCATGCTTTAAATGGTCAAAAAAAAAGGTCTCGAAAAAAATTTAGTAATATAGTTATAAAAATGGTAGCCGAAGAATTAGGAAACACACCAACTGTTTGTAAAAATTATTATGTACATCCTGCAGTCTTTAATGCGATAGACAAGAAACAAGTTCCGAACCCTAATCCTTATAAGAATACACGGAGTAAATATAAATTATCAGCAGATGAGCGTTTGGCATATGATATTATTGCTAATAGTTATTAA